The Physeter macrocephalus isolate SW-GA unplaced genomic scaffold, ASM283717v5 random_24, whole genome shotgun sequence sequence caccatccatctccagaattttctcGTTTTCCCAAACTgcaactctgtccccatgaaacactaactccccactcccttctccctccagccTTACGAATTTTAAGTGGGACAGGAAGCCATCAGAGAGTTATAAGCAGGGGACATGATCTGATTTCATTTTAAGAGATCACTTTAGCATTATGTCACTACAATTCACAACTCTTCCGGCCCATGTTGATTAAGCACGCCctgtgtgctgggctctggggataGAACAATGAACAGGACAGACCCCCTGTCCCCCGCTTATCATGGGGAGACtgatttaaacaaagaaacacaaaacaccatGACGGCATCTAGCAACTCCTCCTGtacctgtgtgtctgttttttcagCTTGATTGAAATatacttgacatataacattgtgtaggtTTCTGGTGCATATcttgatgatttgatacatttgaTATATATTGAAagatgattatcacaataaggttGACACATCCGTTAGTTCACATagttactttgtgtgtgtgtggtaagaacatttaagatctactctcttagcatctTTCAAGTATACTGTACAGTCTCCTTAACtaattaccatgctgtacattacatcctcaggacttattcatcttatagctgggAGTCtatatcctttgaccaacatctctccctttccctcaccccccagtccctgacaaccaccattctactcttggTTTCTATGAATTTGGTTATTTTACATAACTGAGATCacccagtatttgtctttctctgcctgacttatgtcgcttagcataatgccctcaagtttcatccatgttgtcccaaatgggcaggattttcttccttgttatggctgaattatattccattatacatatatacaccacatcttttccATGCATCTgtgaatggacacttaggttgcttccatgtcttggctattgtgaatagtgctgtaatgaacatgggagggcagatatctcttcaagatactggTTTCATTTCCTCTGGATACATAACCAGAAGTGagattgccagatcatatggtagttctatttttaattttttttttttgaggaaactcccttctgttttccatagcggctgcaccaatttacattcctaccagcagtgcacaagttttcccctttctccacatcctcgccaacacttcttatctcttgtctttttttttctttttttatctcttgtctttttgatgaagccattctaacaggtgtgggtgacatctcgttgtggttttgatttgcattctcctgatgattagtgatgtcaagcaccttttcatgtacctgttggccatttgtatgtcttctttggaaaaacgtctactCAGGTCCTTtgcctgtttgtgtgtgtgtccgttTTTGTGTGTCCATCTCTGCAGATATGTTGTTCTCTCTCCTGTGTGTCCtgctctgtctgtgtctctgggtCTGTCTATGTATTTTTCCCTGTCTCTTTGTCACTATGTATGTCCGTGTATTTCACGCAGGTGGTTATCTGTCTTTCTTTATCTGTGCCGGTCTATGCCAGCCTGTGTTTCCCTCTCAGCCCATATGTCCAGTAAGACAGAATGCTTAGTCATCCTCACAGCTGAATAAGGACAAAACCCTTCAGAGATTGGGCTGGGCAAAAGAGGCCGTAGCCAGGCATGCAGATAAAGATAATACATCACACCTGAATGTTTAGAACTCAACAAGAATTTAAGCACTGAATAGCCAAACCTGTGAGATACAGTCaaacagttctcagagggaagtgtGAGCCTTCAAATGCACTTATTAGGAAATGAGAAAAGTCCAAAACAAACAGCACATCAGCTTcagctgaagaaagaaagaatggaaggggCTCTCGGAGACTGAGTTCAGCTTCACGGATAGGGAAACTGCGGCCAAGAAAAgttaagccacttgcccaagttcacaaagcAGAGCAGTCACagaagagctgggattcagaaCCAGGTTTAGTCCCTCCCAAACCATTGTTCAAAGACTGTGGAGACTTTTGGCATCACTtgcttttgaattctttttttttaaattattttattaaaaaaaataagaatataagacaagtgtttttttgttctcttcactGAGCTTCCTGGTTGctcaaatttattataaatactaCCTCTTGCTCAAAGAGTTGTCTCCATCTCCCAGGACAGACTAGCGCCTTACAAACTTGACCCTTGATTCCTAGATTGGAGGAAGTGGGGGCTCAGCCTCAGAGACTCTTGGGTACCCACTCCCCAAAAGCAGGACTCAGGGGAAAGAAAAACTAGGTAGAAACAGGCTCGAGAAGGTGGTGGGCAGCCCACCTTCTGTCCTCCCCCTGCCAGGAAGCAATTTTGCAATCCtgacccctccctttcccctagGGAAGGGCTCAGGTCCAGCCCCTAGCGGGAACAGGATGTGGGTGGAGACTTCCCCATGGCTGGTGCCCCTGTCCCCAGCCCAGGCAGGTATAAGGCCACCTTGCCAGACCAAGGGAACCTGGATCAAAAAGAGAGAGGCCGCCATGTCCTCTTGGAGCCCAGAGCGAAAACAGAGGTAGGTCCCCACCCCGCCCAGCCTGGGCAGGCCCGGACACCAGGCAGTGCAGAGATCCACGGACTGAAGTCACAGGGCCAGACGTAGGCCTGCAGGCTGGAACAGACTGACACTCAGGCTCTATCTATGGACAGACTCCTTCCCATACACACACTTACTGCAGAAGGCCCAGGTGGTCCACGGGCTGTAGTAACCAAGGATGTTCAGGTGGTCTCTAGGGCTTCTGGGCTAGGGCATTACTGCTGGAGGGACCGGGAGGAGCAGAATCCCCAGCCTCGAAGGGTTCCAGTACCAACTGTAAATCTCACCATCCCAAAGCCAAATGCCTGCCTCCAGACCTGTACAAGCCAGGATGCACTTTTCATGCTCAGAGTCCTGTTTGTATCTGGAGTCCTGGGTTGCACCCCAGAACTTTGGAGCAAGATGGGGCTGGGCACAGATAACCTAGACAGGGCTAGACAGAAAAAGGAGCAGcccagagggggaaactgagaaTTCTGCTTGAGAGGGTCAGAGAAAGCTTTGTGGAAAGGGGGGCCATTGGAGCTGGGGTTTTGCAGGATGAGTAAGAGTTCATAGGCTCCGCCTTCAAAACATGGAGCCAGGGAGACAAGAAATGACCCAGAAAACAAGTGAGAGCAGAAGAAATTAGCAAGTTGGACTGCAAATAATTAATAGTCCACTGGGGCTGGGCTGACAATGGGGAAGGGTAGTTAGTATGTAGGGGTCAGACTAAGAAACTCAGGTTTCATAGAATTCTTCCTGGAACGGGAGCTACTTCTGGCAGCTGTTGCGGGGTGGGGGGTTGAGggtggaagccaggagaggaggaggaggggactaCTACACTAGTCCAGGCCAGCAATGAGGTGGCATGGTCCAGGGTGGTGAAAGTAGAGGTGGGAAGAAGCAGGCAGATTCTGGGTATATTTTCACTTTGCTGGGTATATAATATCATTATTTTGACTTATTAAGCACTTTCTGTCATTGCCTGCAGCCCAGTAGGCTGGGACTCCCATCTTTCTAGAATCCTCTTCCTGCTGCTGTTATTTGTGGTCTCAGCCCAGGGGGTCACCCCTAAACCAGACGCCTGCCTGGTGTCCCACTCGGGTAACGGCAGCTCCGTCTCCTGCCAGCCACCTGCCAGACTCCCCCACTACTTCCCAGCTGACACCGTCTACCTGGCCGTGGAGTTCTTCAACCTGACTCAGCTGCCTGCCAACACCCTCCAGGGCATCCCTAACCTCCAGGAACTGCACCTTTCCAACAACCAGCTGGACGACCTCTCCGCCAAGTTCCTGCTGCCTGTGCCTCAGCTAAAGGTGCTCGACCTGACTCTCAACGCCCTGACCCGGCTGcctcctggcctcttccaggTCTCAGCCGCCCTCCACACCCTGGTGCTGAAGGAAAACCAGCTGAAAGTTCTGGAGGCCTCGTGGCTGCACAGCCTGAAAGCCCTGCGGCATCTGGACCTATCCGGTAACCAGCTCCAGGCGCTGCCCCCTGGGCTGCTGGCCAGTTTCACTGACCTGCTCATCCTTGACCTTGGCAATAACCAGCTGCAGACTTTGCCCCCTGACCTTCTGAGTGGCCCCTTGAGGTTGGAACGGCTGCACCTCGAGGGCAATAGGTTGCAGGAGCTCGGAGAGGGCCTTCTGGTGCGCCAGCCAAAACTGCGCTACCTCTTCCTGAACGACAACAGGCTGGCCACGGTGGCAGCCGGCGCCTTCCAAGGTCTGCAGAAACTGGACATGCTGGACCTCTCCAACAACTTGCTGACCACCGTGCCCGAGGGGCTCTGGATGTCCTTGGGGAAGGCTGCCGGGAACATGAAGGACGGCTTTGACCTCTCAGGTAATCCCTGGATCTGCGACCAGAAACTGGACGACCTCTTTGAGTGGCTGGTGGCCAACGAAGACAAGATGTTCTTCCACAATGACACACGCTGCGCTGGCCCTAAAGCCTTGAAGGGCCAAATGCTCCTAGCGGTGGCCAGGTCCCCTTgaagcctggggctgggggcggggtggggaggcaaGGCTCGGCAGGATGCCGCACCCCACTTAGCAAATAATCCCACCTTCTAAGGGTGAGGCTGGGCTTCCCATAGTTGCCGGGACCTGTTTCGCCCATGTTGCCCCAAACACACCTCGGGCTCTACCTGCTTCCTTGCCTCTGCTCAAGCTGTATCCTATTCCAGAAATCTCTTTCCCCTATTTCCCAGGCCTCTTGGTCTCTGGCTCCTCCAACCTGTCCTGGCCACACTGAGGTTGGCTCAATCTGGCTCTGTCTCCCCCAGTTTCAGGGGTTCTCTGAgtgcagggcctggggctgggttccctcttACTCAGCATCACTCGGTCTGAGGTCAGACTAGAAGGGGTTAATAAATAACTGTTGAACAGAACTGGATGTATTCTTTGTGCTCCTTGCATTCTCCCAAGGCGAATTCCTAGGTCTCCAGAatgaagcagaaggaaaggagacgCATGCCATGAAATCCCAAATGGATAGCAATTGAGATCTGATGGCTGTGcctgctccttcccctttccccatccTTGGATTTAACTGGAAATAAAACCCTGACCATTGCCCAAGGTGTCGTTTTACCAGTGGATTCCTTCCAGAGCTTGTGTCCTGGGGAAGGTTTAAATTAAACCAGATTGCTTCAGGGCTCCAGACAATTTTTCATGCTGGCCTGTGATAACCAGGGGAGCAGCTGCCCAGGACGAGCATGGGCAGGCTGGATGGGGCTGAACAGCTGGGcagaggccctgggggctgtgttTTCACAGCTCCAGAACCTCGGGGCCGCCTTCCAACACAATGTTGGGCATGGTGGGGGTCGAGGTCAGATGGGGGGATCCCTGGGATGTTTGGGGCATGCTCGGTTTTTGCAGCTCCCTGGAAGGAGAGTCATGTCCACGTTGGTGGTCATTCCAGGTGTGGTGATGAAAGCCAGGGTTCTGCAGtctggcagagctgggtttgaatcaGATTCCTCAATCGCTAGGCGACGCAGGGCAAGTGGTTTAAGTATTCTGAGCCtcactttgctcatctgtaaaatgaggatccaAGTGAATGGGCCGGCCTGTCTTCCGGCTTAGTTAAGCGGCgggttttaaaaagtaaaaagaccttgaggacttgcccaaggtcactgggCGAAGCGGTGGGGGGCTGTGATCGCCCTCCACCGTCTCTTCGGCAACAGCAGTGAGGGTGACAGGTGGCCAAACTTAGCCAAGGAAAGTAGCTGAATCCTTGGCATACAGCGTCCCCAAGTTGCTGTGGCAACCGCGGGGCGCTCTGGGAGCCCCTGGGTAGGGCGAGGGGGCCAGGAGCCCCGCCCCGGGCACGCCCCCTCAGTCCTCTCCCTATTGGTCGGTCCCCGAAGGTCCCGCCCCCAAGTCACTATAAGGCGGGCGGGGAAGGCTGCGGTCGGAGACTGGAGCTTAAGTCTGGGGGTCTGCCGCAGCACCTGAGGGCTGAAGCTCAACGCGCCCGGGTGAGTGCCTCTCGGGTGGCGTTCAGGAGTGCCCGGCAGACCCGGGGGcgcggtgggtgggtgggagggcgAGAGTCCAGCGGCTTGGGGAGAGGAGTGGTGTGACAGGCCGGAGCAGGTGGCTGAGACCCTTGGCCTAGTTGGCAAAAGCTCAGGACCCAGttgggagaggactagggttctGAGGGCGCTGGGTGCGGACGGGGGAAGAACTGCAGGCGGGGAGTCTGAGGTCGAAGTCCCACTCTGAGTCTActtagctgagtgaccttgggcccACCATGGACTTGCTGTGTGCTTTAGTCTCCCTGCGTGTCAGACTGGACTGTGGGTTTACTGGGATTCTGCGGCAACCACCTGCACCCCCGCAGGGGGCTGCTTGCACGGTTCCATCCCGGGCCAGGGCAACAGGTATCTTCCTAACTGCAGCGGAGGCAACAGCCCACACAGGTGAAGGCATTTGCCCAAAGTCAACACAGCAGGTAATGGCCAGACTCGAACTCAGGTGTCTctctgcccagagcccatgctttgaATCACTGCAGGGCCTCCACTTTGTCAGAGGTTCTATACTATGCACCTGCTGTGTGCAGAGCCCTGTGCGTGCATTGTCCCTGCCCAGGGCGCTCTGAGGTAGGCATTATCGTtacctcattttgcagatgaggaaactgaggccccaagaggGAAGGAGACTTGTCCGGGTCACCAAGCCCAGCCAGACAGAACCCAGGGCCTGGGCGGGAGCCGGGAGGGCTGGCGTGCAGGGGCCCGTCACTCTGTCCTGCCCCCAGGGTGACCCTGTTTGCAGTAGGCATGTCAGAAGACGAGGCGGCTCAGGCCCCCAGACCCAGCTTGTGGGAGCAGGACCAGCAGGTAAGGGGCTGCACCTCCCATGGAGCTTGGCacgggaggaggtgggggggcagTCCCTCCTGGGACAGTTTCAGACTGGGTCCCCATGCCCTTGCTTCGAGCACCTTACTCTGAGGGCATTTTGGAGCATGGTTGGGGGAGGCACATTCTACCCATTTCCCAGAGGGGCAaagtgaggcccagggaagggtgTGTCTCTCCAGACACTCGCAGCCAGCTTACCTGGCCTCTGCCCAACTCTCTCCCACTCCTATCTCTCCTATCTTCTACGTgtatctctctgtttctgtgtccaCTATCATGGCattcttaacaacaacaaaaataataatagcaataacagCCTATACTCTGCATCATTCCCTGTTCCAAGCGCTTCACATATTGTACTCCTTGAATCCCCATCACAGCCCTagaagcccattttacagatagggagactgaggcacagagcagttcacacacttgcccaagctcacacagcttgGAAGTGGAGAACCAGAACTGAACGCAGGTGGTCTtgctccagagtctgtgcccttAATGACCAGACACTAATGGCTCTTCCCTCAAGGAGA is a genomic window containing:
- the LOC102990269 gene encoding leucine-rich alpha-2-glycoprotein isoform X2, producing the protein MSSWSPERKQSPVGWDSHLSRILFLLLLFVVSAQGVTPKPDACLVSHSGNGSSVSCQPPARLPHYFPADTVYLAVEFFNLTQLPANTLQGIPNLQELHLSNNQLDDLSAKFLLPVPQLKVLDLTLNALTRLPPGLFQVSAALHTLVLKENQLKVLEASWLHSLKALRHLDLSGNQLQALPPGLLASFTDLLILDLGNNQLQTLPPDLLSGPLRLERLHLEGNRLQELGEGLLVRQPKLRYLFLNDNRLATVAAGAFQGLQKLDMLDLSNNLLTTVPEGLWMSLGKAAGNMKDGFDLSGNPWICDQKLDDLFEWLVANEDKMFFHNDTRCAGPKALKGQMLLAVARSP